Proteins encoded within one genomic window of Methanosarcina barkeri str. Wiesmoor:
- a CDS encoding type II toxin-antitoxin system HicB family antitoxin: protein MVETYRFSAVIQKEGKWYVSWCPELDIASQGETIEEAIENLKEAIELYLEDEDAQIPAAGQVFTTTVEVSSHAKTSHPVSS from the coding sequence ATGGTAGAAACGTACAGATTTTCAGCTGTCATCCAAAAAGAAGGAAAATGGTATGTTTCATGGTGTCCCGAACTTGATATTGCAAGCCAGGGAGAAACGATTGAAGAAGCCATTGAGAACTTAAAAGAAGCAATCGAACTCTATCTCGAAGACGAAGACGCTCAGATCCCCGCAGCTGGTCAGGTTTTTACCACAACGGTGGAGGTCTCTTCCCATGCCAAAACTTCCCACCCCGTCAGCTCGTGA